One genomic region from Argentina anserina chromosome 2, drPotAnse1.1, whole genome shotgun sequence encodes:
- the LOC126782631 gene encoding probable indole-3-pyruvate monooxygenase YUCCA5, with product MENLFRLVDHEDYLARRCIMVNGPVIVGAGPSGLATAACLRDQGVPFEVLERADCIASLWQSRTYDRLKLHLPKSFCQLPKLPFPDSFPEYPTRRQFIEYLESYAKHFEINPKFNSCVQSARYDETSGFWRVNTVSTIGSTRTEVEYICRWLIVATGENAECVVPDIEGLCQFGGEVVHASEYKSGEKYKGQKVLVVGCGNSGMELSLDLCNHNASPSMVVRSSVHVLPREIYGKSTFELAVLLLKWLPVWLADKLLLLFSWLILGSIEKYGLNRPSVGPMELKNTQGKTPVLDIGALDKIKSGGIKVVPGIKRFSFGCVELVDGEVLDIDAVVLATGYRSNVPSWLQEGEFFSKSGFPKQPFPHGWKGNAGLYAVGFTRRGLSGASCDAMRIAQDIGNVWKCETKQNKKRTTVGHRRCISQTF from the exons ATGGAGAACTTGTTTCGCTTAGTTGATCATGAGGATTATCTTGCTCGCCGTTGTATCATGGTTAATGGGCCAGTCATAGTTGGAGCTGGCCCGTCTGGACTGGCAACGGCAGCTTGCCTCAGGGACCAAGGAGTCCCATTCGAAGTCCTCGAAAGAGCCGACTGCATAGCCTCACTCTGGCAGAGCCGCACGTATGACAGGCTCAAGCTTCATCTCCCCAAGTCATTTTGCCAACTCCCTAAACTTCCATTCCCTGATAGCTTCCCTGAGTACCCAACAAGGAGACAGTTCATCGAATACCTTGAATCATACGCCAAACACTTTGAAATTAACCCAAAATTCAACTCCTGTGTCCAGTCAGCTCGCTACGACGAGACCAGCGGTTTCTGGAGAGTCAACACTGTTTCCACAATCGGGTCGACCCGAACAGAGGTCGAGTACATCTGCAGGTGGCTCATAGTTGCCACCGGCGAAAATGCCGAGTGTGTGGTACCTGACATTGAAGGACTCTGCCAGTTCGGTGGTGAAGTTGTCCACGCTTCTGAGTACAAGTCCGGCGAGAAGTACAAGGGACAGAAAGTACTCGTTGTCGGTTGCGGGAATTCCGGGATGGAATTATCTCTTGACCTTTGCAACCACAATGCCTCCCCTTCCATGGTCGTTAGAAGCTCG GTTCATGTCTTGCCTAGAGAAATCTACGGAAAATCGACATTCGAATTGGCTGTCCTTTTGCTAAAATGGCTACCAGTCTGGTTAGCCGACAAGCTTCTCCTGCTGTTTTCATGGTTGATACTGGGAAGCATTGAGAAATACGGGCTCAACAGGCCTTCAGTAGGACCAATGGAGCTAAAAAACACACAAGGAAAGACCCCTGTTCTTGACATCGGAGCGCTTGACAAAATCAAGTCCGGTGGCATCAAAGTCGTTCCCGGAATCAAGAGATTCTCATTCGGTTGCGTTGAGCTTGTCGACGGCGAAGTTCTCGACATTGATGCAGTTGTTCTAGCTACCGGATATCGAAGCAACGTTCCTTCTTGGCTACAG GAAGGTGAATTTTTCTCCAAGAGTGGATTCCCAAAGCAGCCATTCCCACATGGCTGGAAAGGAAATGCCGGACTCTACGCAGTCGGGTTCACAAGGAGAGGGCTCTCTGGTGCTTCATGTGACGCCATGAGAATAGCACAAGATATTGGAAATGTCTGGAAATGTGAGACCAAGCAGAACAAGAAGAGAACCACAGTTGGTCACAGACGATGCATTTCCCAGACCTTCTAA